In the Necator americanus strain Aroian chromosome X, whole genome shotgun sequence genome, CTGATATCTGGGAGTTTTGCAGCATTTTCCAGCCACAAGTTCGTACGATGCATAAGAAGAGTTACACCGAGCATTCTTCTCATTATTTCCCGTTGAGCTATCTGTAGCGCCTTGAGATCTTTGCTTCTTGTAGGCCAAGTTTCACAGCCGTAGAGGAGACAAGGTTCCACACATTTTGTATAAAGTCGACGTTTGAATTTCATTGGAAACCTTCTATTTGCGAAATATGAACGGAATCGGTTGAATGAGTTCCAGCCAGAGCGAATTCGCCTATTTAGCTCAGTTGTTAGATTCCTATCAAAGGATATGCATTGACCAAGATAAAAAAAGTTGCTGCAGTAATGTATAGGAGATCCATCAGTTGAGATCGGTATTTCTTCGGAATTGGTCATGACAAGAGTCTTAGAGAAATTCATTCTCAGTCCCACAATTTGGCTTTTGTCGCTCATTTCTTGTAGCATTAATTGGAGTTCTTGTGGTTTGTGCGCGAAGAGAACCACATCATCAGCGTACCTGAGATGACTTAAACGGAGCCCATTTATGTTGATACCTCT is a window encoding:
- a CDS encoding hypothetical protein (NECATOR_CHRX.G23678.T1); its protein translation is MMASLEINQPIEQAGFRRNFSTLDHIHVINQLVEKSLEYNFPLYIAFVDYSKAFDSVEHNMIWTSLHRQGVHPKIIRLLSNIYTSASVTFEICGNQVPINARRGVRQGDPISPSLFTAVLETVFRSLDWRNRGININGLRLSHLRYADDVVLFAHKPQELQLMLQEMSDKSQIVGLRMNFSKTLVMTNSEEIPISTDGSPIHYCSNFFYLGQCISFDRNLTTELNRRIRSGWNSFNRFRSYFANRRFPMKFKRRLYTKCVEPCLLYGCETWPTRSKDLKALQIAQREIMRRMLGVTLLMHRTNLWLENAAKLPDIRARAIERKWTWARKMCTAKDNRWAKMITE